A window of Candidatus Schekmanbacteria bacterium contains these coding sequences:
- a CDS encoding class I SAM-dependent methyltransferase, translating to MVKTSRDTACELYTKEYFLSQNCDGYEDFIKDKGLSYIKWKQVSMLEVKPGNIVLDVGCGRGELLYNCLSKGAVAIGIDYSSSSVEISRETLKGEGRSIVLRASADSLPFTDSSIDRIIMGDVLEHISPEEARRFISETSRVLKEGGIVLIHTSPNIYFMKFAFPLIKFFFRVTGKTEMIKNFLKHVTKDNYIYHMKEYNLFSLKRLVAGSTLNFKVWLDRDLMRGGESRFTSNLAESKFFRFIEKILSMYPFVLFFSNDLWAKGTKRS from the coding sequence ATGGTAAAAACATCAAGAGATACAGCTTGCGAGCTTTATACGAAGGAATATTTTCTAAGCCAGAACTGCGACGGCTATGAAGATTTCATTAAAGACAAGGGACTTTCCTATATCAAGTGGAAGCAGGTTTCAATGCTTGAGGTAAAGCCTGGGAATATTGTTCTTGATGTTGGATGCGGGCGGGGAGAACTTCTTTATAACTGTCTGAGTAAAGGTGCAGTTGCAATTGGCATTGATTATTCTTCTTCATCTGTGGAGATATCACGGGAGACTTTGAAAGGAGAGGGGAGGTCTATTGTCTTAAGGGCATCAGCGGACAGCCTTCCCTTCACCGACAGCAGCATTGACAGGATCATCATGGGTGATGTGCTTGAGCATATTTCTCCGGAGGAAGCGCGCCGCTTCATAAGCGAGACATCAAGAGTACTAAAAGAAGGGGGGATTGTCCTGATTCACACAAGTCCCAATATCTATTTCATGAAGTTTGCCTTTCCTCTGATAAAGTTCTTTTTTCGCGTCACTGGAAAAACAGAAATGATAAAGAATTTTTTAAAGCATGTTACAAAGGATAATTACATCTACCACATGAAGGAGTACAACCTCTTCAGCTTAAAAAGATTGGTTGCAGGTTCAACTCTTAACTTTAAAGTCTGGCTCGACAGAGACCTGATGCGTGGAGGAGAAAGCCGTTTTACTTCGAATCTTGCCGAGTCTAAATTTTTCAGATTTATCGAAAAAATCCTGTCCATGTATCCCTTTGTACTGTTCTTCTCCAACGACCTTTGGGCAAAAGGTACAAAGCGTTCTTAA
- a CDS encoding class I SAM-dependent methyltransferase has product MEKKLSFANNQKFKFFFPYLRKEDRIIDLGCGNMWLTNYLRSMGYNCVGFDSAPPADIVGDIKTYRFSSSSFDTVIALEIVEHVDCIAEIKRMLKPGGLLIVSTPVPHFDFLLRIGEIFSIFQKRTSPHSNLFYIEKIPMKLVDKKNLCGLVQCGVFINETSRGGNR; this is encoded by the coding sequence GTGGAAAAGAAGCTTTCATTTGCAAACAACCAGAAATTCAAATTCTTTTTCCCTTATCTCAGGAAAGAGGACAGAATAATTGACCTCGGGTGCGGGAATATGTGGCTTACAAACTATCTCCGCAGTATGGGTTACAATTGTGTGGGTTTTGATTCAGCACCTCCGGCAGATATTGTAGGGGACATAAAAACATACAGATTTAGCTCGTCAAGCTTTGACACTGTCATAGCTCTCGAGATTGTTGAACATGTGGACTGCATAGCAGAGATAAAAAGGATGTTAAAGCCAGGCGGCCTGCTTATTGTTTCAACGCCTGTGCCGCACTTTGATTTTCTTTTGAGGATAGGAGAGATTTTTTCAATTTTTCAGAAGAGAACATCACCGCATTCTAACCTTTTTTACATCGAGAAAATCCCCATGAAGCTTGTAGATAAAAAAAATCTGTGCGGGCTTGTGCAGTGCGGTGTTTTTATCAATGAAACATCCCGCGGTGGAAATAGATGA
- a CDS encoding B12-binding domain-containing radical SAM protein — MRILFFATGQELLGIEYLSAALKRDGHEVELAFDPGLGDFLGFIDIPLLKNLTNENWYLEKVRSFKPDLVAFSCLTNLYSFARDKARLIKKHFNIPAVIGGIHPTILPEYVLENPDFDMLCIGEGDEAMPELVRKMEKGEDYFDTRNFWFRRNGEVVKNPVRPLIQDLDSLPFADRSLFYKYGCFTGTLYFISGRGCPFTCSYCCHHFLQKKYSGLGKYVRKRSVDNVIKEIKECLGRYKVKSLYSMDDLFTINTAWIEEFTDKYRKISNLPIYCHVRPGTLNREIASALAKANCTSVFLGIDSGSPFIRTNIMNRNIKDEDIYSNAALLQEFGIKITTSLIFCMPDETDSQMIESIEMVRKLKTDYLYTYIYYPFPNTESYNYCVEKGLVDADTMEKVKRGEGSFHKKPLIKSEYAELAQVLKNMAPLYVKFPFLKPLIWFIMKRRWIRASEIVFFLTAPITYAHFGRAKIKEFFSLMRMAFLARLRTRG, encoded by the coding sequence ATGAGGATACTTTTCTTTGCAACCGGACAGGAACTGCTTGGCATCGAATACCTTTCGGCAGCACTTAAAAGGGACGGACATGAAGTTGAGCTTGCCTTTGATCCGGGTCTCGGTGATTTTCTTGGATTCATAGATATTCCACTGTTGAAGAATCTGACAAATGAGAACTGGTACCTTGAAAAAGTCAGGTCCTTCAAACCTGATCTTGTAGCATTCAGCTGTCTTACAAATCTCTATTCCTTTGCCCGTGATAAAGCTAGGCTCATAAAAAAACATTTTAATATTCCAGCTGTAATCGGCGGTATCCACCCTACTATTCTCCCCGAGTATGTTCTTGAGAATCCTGATTTTGACATGCTCTGCATTGGAGAAGGGGATGAGGCCATGCCGGAACTTGTCCGGAAGATGGAGAAAGGAGAAGATTATTTCGACACCCGCAATTTTTGGTTCAGGCGCAACGGGGAGGTTGTAAAAAATCCGGTGCGGCCTCTTATACAAGACCTTGATTCACTTCCTTTCGCAGACAGAAGTCTTTTTTATAAGTATGGATGTTTCACCGGGACGCTCTATTTTATTTCCGGCAGGGGATGCCCATTTACATGTAGTTACTGCTGTCATCATTTTCTTCAGAAGAAGTACAGCGGGCTTGGAAAGTACGTGCGTAAAAGGAGTGTTGATAACGTCATCAAAGAAATAAAGGAATGCCTTGGCAGGTACAAAGTAAAATCTCTTTATTCCATGGATGATCTTTTTACCATCAATACGGCCTGGATAGAGGAATTCACCGATAAGTACAGAAAAATTTCGAACTTGCCAATTTACTGCCATGTAAGACCGGGAACACTTAACAGGGAGATTGCTTCAGCACTTGCAAAAGCAAACTGCACGTCTGTTTTCTTAGGTATAGATTCAGGAAGCCCCTTTATCAGGACAAACATAATGAACAGAAATATAAAGGATGAAGACATATATTCGAATGCCGCACTTCTGCAGGAATTCGGAATAAAGATAACGACATCTCTTATATTCTGCATGCCTGACGAAACTGACAGCCAGATGATAGAGTCCATTGAAATGGTAAGAAAGCTCAAGACTGATTATCTTTATACTTATATATATTATCCTTTCCCAAATACGGAATCATACAATTACTGTGTTGAAAAAGGCCTTGTAGATGCTGATACAATGGAAAAAGTAAAAAGAGGAGAAGGCTCGTTCCACAAGAAGCCGCTCATAAAATCTGAATATGCTGAACTTGCACAGGTATTGAAAAACATGGCACCCCTTTATGTGAAGTTCCCTTTTCTTAAACCTCTCATATGGTTTATTATGAAGAGACGCTGGATCAGGGCGAGTGAAATAGTTTTCTTTCTCACTGCTCCTATTACGTATGCGCACTTTGGGCGGGCAAAAATAAAGGAATTTTTTTCTCTTATGAGAATGGCTTTTCTGGCAAGATTAAGGACGAGGGGATGA
- a CDS encoding NAD(P)/FAD-dependent oxidoreductase: MTVAIIGGGLTGLTAAYRLSLSGEKIILFEKDTELGGLAGVVKINDFYLEKYYHHIFTSDTDAVALINDIGLSENLQWLESRMGLYFRKKIYSFGTPVDLLKFKPLSLIDKLRFGLTTLFLKSYSNWQKLENITAVEWMNKYAGRNVCKVIWEPLLVAKFGKNYDKISMTWLWGKIKLRGNSRSDKDNRERLGYLMGSFGLLINKLGEEIENNGGKIFKGAPVQKLDQGENGKWIISSKGGTYEADKVLLTVAPAEILNLYSGFPEDYRRKIGNIDYASTVCMILILNRSFTYNYWENISDNKIPFGGVIEHTNFIHPSHYNNLNILYISNYLYKDESLYNIPDKELLEEYINHLKEMNPEFSQDWIIDYHVFRDEFAQPIMKLNYSKMIPDIKTPAKNLFIANMAQIYPEDRGMNYAVRLAGEAVKIILKG, translated from the coding sequence ATGACAGTTGCCATAATAGGAGGCGGCCTTACCGGCCTTACGGCAGCCTATAGACTTTCTTTGAGCGGCGAGAAAATCATTCTTTTTGAGAAGGACACTGAACTTGGCGGACTAGCCGGAGTAGTAAAAATAAATGACTTTTACCTTGAGAAATATTATCATCACATATTCACCTCAGACACAGATGCCGTTGCTCTTATAAATGATATCGGGCTTTCAGAAAATCTTCAGTGGCTTGAAAGCAGGATGGGACTTTATTTCAGAAAAAAGATTTATTCCTTTGGCACTCCTGTTGACCTTCTTAAGTTCAAACCGCTTTCTCTTATTGATAAACTGCGGTTCGGGCTAACTACGCTTTTCCTAAAATCCTATTCAAACTGGCAAAAGCTTGAAAACATCACAGCAGTCGAGTGGATGAATAAATATGCCGGCAGGAATGTCTGTAAGGTTATATGGGAACCGCTTCTTGTCGCGAAGTTCGGTAAAAACTATGACAAGATATCAATGACATGGTTATGGGGGAAAATAAAGCTTCGCGGAAATTCACGGTCTGACAAGGATAACAGGGAGAGACTGGGCTATCTCATGGGAAGTTTCGGCCTACTCATTAATAAGCTTGGTGAGGAAATAGAAAATAATGGAGGAAAAATATTTAAAGGTGCTCCGGTTCAAAAATTGGATCAGGGAGAGAACGGCAAATGGATTATTTCATCGAAAGGTGGGACATACGAGGCTGATAAGGTTCTTTTAACAGTGGCGCCTGCAGAGATTCTGAATTTATATTCCGGGTTTCCGGAGGACTACAGAAGAAAGATCGGGAATATCGATTATGCAAGTACGGTCTGCATGATACTTATCCTTAACCGTTCTTTTACTTATAATTATTGGGAAAACATAAGTGATAACAAGATTCCCTTTGGAGGGGTGATTGAACATACTAACTTTATACATCCAAGCCATTATAATAATCTTAACATCCTTTACATATCAAATTATCTGTACAAGGACGAGTCTCTTTATAATATTCCTGACAAAGAGCTCCTAGAAGAGTATATTAATCATCTGAAGGAAATGAACCCTGAGTTTTCTCAGGACTGGATTATAGATTACCATGTATTCAGGGATGAATTCGCACAGCCAATAATGAAGCTTAATTACTCGAAAATGATCCCGGACATTAAGACTCCTGCAAAAAATCTTTTTATTGCGAATATGGCACAAATATATCCTGAAGACCGCGGGATGAATTATGCTGTCAGGCTCGCCGGCGAGGCAGTAAAAATAATTTTAAAAGGATAG